The Prevotella melaninogenica genome has a segment encoding these proteins:
- a CDS encoding PKD domain-containing protein, whose amino-acid sequence MTERQKIILAIVSALAVVGLLVALLLPSRNVNKNLDFFIQDSNANSQLEVNEPLKFTINDSAAVVDKRVLWKMGNGDSIVGKPNISYVYKQAGKYLITLQVDGKIVTEKTIDIVKITKDTVAVDSIPKIVGPTQGYAGERLVFSAEGDGMTSWLWEFGESGTIDAFERQVVYKYDEPGKYLIKLKTNTTLYPVSHVITILPKVEDIIENPADEADQPKPEPIDTLAMVQNGIKKHLQAIANAGARDKEAFYAHRNFIINNYLGGNGNQVVVHINGERYNVFPDYCQGLHFLESNRYGRVTIDDVKVDDFHHITKIEVTQRNTGK is encoded by the coding sequence ATGACTGAAAGACAAAAAATCATTCTGGCTATCGTTTCGGCACTGGCTGTAGTCGGATTATTGGTGGCTTTGCTTCTCCCCTCACGCAACGTCAACAAGAATCTTGACTTTTTCATTCAGGACAGTAATGCGAATAGTCAATTGGAAGTAAACGAGCCTTTGAAGTTTACCATTAATGACTCTGCGGCAGTTGTTGACAAAAGAGTATTATGGAAAATGGGTAATGGCGACAGTATCGTTGGTAAGCCTAACATTAGTTATGTTTACAAACAGGCAGGAAAGTACCTCATCACACTACAGGTTGATGGTAAGATCGTCACAGAAAAGACTATTGATATTGTGAAGATTACCAAGGACACTGTTGCAGTTGATTCTATTCCTAAGATTGTCGGACCAACACAAGGTTATGCCGGTGAGCGACTCGTATTCTCAGCCGAAGGCGATGGTATGACAAGCTGGCTTTGGGAATTCGGTGAGAGTGGAACTATTGATGCTTTTGAGCGTCAGGTGGTTTATAAGTATGACGAGCCTGGTAAATATCTCATCAAACTGAAGACTAATACCACTTTGTATCCTGTATCTCATGTCATAACTATCCTTCCAAAGGTTGAAGACATCATTGAGAATCCAGCTGATGAGGCTGATCAGCCAAAACCAGAGCCTATTGATACATTAGCTATGGTACAGAATGGTATCAAGAAGCATCTACAAGCTATTGCCAATGCAGGTGCAAGAGATAAGGAAGCATTCTATGCACATCGTAATTTCATTATCAATAACTATCTCGGCGGTAATGGTAATCAAGTCGTTGTACACATCAATGGCGAGCGTTATAATGTATTCCCAGACTATTGTCAAGGATTACACTTCCTCGAGAGTAATCGTTACGGACGTGTGACTATTGACGATGTGAAGGTAGATGATTTCCATCATATTACAAAAATTGAAGTAACTCAAAGAAATACAGGAAAATAA
- the tssO gene encoding type VI secretion system TssO, with translation MTRDEKIWSSIKFTLLLCFSVALLYILLCKYVTPIPESITGNAVTEINDAEAILEDQKEMSEKLIMMKKDIDSLNFEIQQTQRISEIKDRMTQLQDNYRKHSYDPKYLYCMRAFKTIQDYFDIKQKLYWTTKNTEDRKKILEEMKTKIR, from the coding sequence ATGACAAGAGACGAAAAAATATGGTCCAGTATTAAGTTTACGCTTTTGTTATGCTTTTCTGTGGCCTTACTTTATATCCTCCTTTGTAAGTATGTCACACCTATTCCAGAATCCATTACAGGTAATGCGGTGACCGAAATCAATGATGCCGAGGCTATTCTTGAAGATCAGAAGGAAATGAGTGAGAAACTGATTATGATGAAGAAGGATATTGACTCACTTAATTTCGAGATACAGCAGACACAGCGTATCAGCGAAATAAAAGATCGTATGACACAGCTGCAAGACAACTATCGCAAACATTCTTATGATCCGAAATATCTCTATTGTATGCGTGCATTCAAAACGATACAAGACTATTTCGACATAAAGCAGAAACTCTATTGGACGACCAAGAATACGGAAGACAGAAAAAAGATTCTCGAAGAAATGAAGACTAAGATTAGATAA
- a CDS encoding type VI secretion system TssO: protein MVEKNRKERRQAKNSFIFIFSFTLLLFVLFAVCTLKTAERGINMVDEKKVCYDEVFRKQASYNFRMDQMFKDMNNLVTEKRTDNEQAQYQMIIARHRQDMQDEIYRGDNDTTNYVLYKTLFDQLQATQETTATYFDEKRDLDYIMEQIQKATEILNRKRE from the coding sequence ATGGTAGAAAAAAATAGAAAGGAACGCCGTCAGGCAAAGAATTCTTTTATTTTCATCTTTAGCTTCACGCTATTACTTTTCGTACTCTTTGCTGTTTGCACATTGAAAACTGCCGAACGTGGAATCAACATGGTAGACGAGAAGAAAGTGTGTTATGATGAGGTATTCCGTAAGCAGGCAAGCTATAATTTCCGTATGGATCAAATGTTCAAGGATATGAACAATCTTGTTACTGAGAAGCGTACGGATAATGAGCAGGCGCAATATCAGATGATAATTGCTCGTCACAGACAAGACATGCAGGATGAAATCTATCGTGGTGATAATGACACCACCAACTATGTTCTCTATAAGACACTGTTTGATCAACTACAAGCTACGCAGGAAACCACTGCGACTTACTTTGATGAGAAACGTGACTTAGACTACATTATGGAACAGATTCAGAAAGCAACTGAAATTTTAAATAGAAAAAGAGAATAA
- a CDS encoding TssN family type VI secretion system protein: protein MKPLIFFFLKYLLAPLLAMVMVFVMGALKSIRQQLGMKRIIVFALLAGLFLGLPSLFGYLKNEYVWGGLVLTVTSYLILGFFYLWALRVVISKKNDDMSIELLVTVLSGIIGMWIYYLVFNWISGGLEYTPWAMTAVCWFMIPYFVFRSFKYFRNIQPAIYDLWRINHSGFNRNYWDNLDTFKALTVKVKLKRKVGDFDYTTLSVRLAEGIALGDWFDWLVEDQNRRFPQAQIEINMEGAESGWIFYTSRWFRYPLFIRMLDPRCTATENKIKKNQVIYIKRVKSINQIQHEED, encoded by the coding sequence ATGAAACCTTTAATATTTTTCTTTTTGAAATACTTATTGGCTCCGCTTCTTGCAATGGTTATGGTGTTCGTTATGGGAGCACTGAAGTCTATTCGACAGCAGCTGGGCATGAAGAGGATTATTGTCTTTGCTCTTTTGGCAGGACTTTTCCTTGGACTTCCTTCTCTCTTCGGCTATTTGAAGAACGAATATGTGTGGGGAGGACTTGTACTGACTGTTACTTCTTATCTCATTCTCGGATTTTTCTATCTATGGGCATTGCGCGTGGTCATTAGCAAGAAGAACGATGATATGTCTATCGAACTTCTCGTAACAGTGCTCTCAGGTATTATCGGAATGTGGATTTACTATCTTGTATTCAACTGGATTAGCGGAGGATTGGAATATACACCTTGGGCGATGACAGCTGTCTGCTGGTTTATGATCCCTTACTTTGTTTTCCGTAGCTTCAAGTATTTCCGAAACATACAACCTGCTATCTACGACTTGTGGAGAATCAATCATAGTGGATTTAATCGAAACTATTGGGACAACCTCGATACGTTTAAAGCATTAACTGTCAAAGTAAAACTTAAGCGAAAGGTTGGTGATTTTGACTATACAACCCTTTCTGTTCGCTTGGCTGAGGGTATCGCTTTGGGTGACTGGTTTGATTGGCTTGTTGAAGACCAAAATCGACGTTTCCCACAGGCACAGATTGAAATCAATATGGAAGGTGCAGAAAGTGGGTGGATATTCTATACGAGTCGATGGTTCCGCTATCCTCTATTTATTCGGATGCTGGACCCACGTTGTACAGCCACAGAAAACAAAATAAAGAAAAATCAAGTTATCTATATAAAACGAGTAAAAAGTATAAACCAGATACAACATGAAGAAGATTGA
- a CDS encoding AAA family ATPase: MNTQNYSNSLIAAIKLAKAMAHQDKHLSFGVAHLVIAMLTEQTGLREILNSMQKEVNYISDWFETYREMYVGVEHDAGEIIADHEVETVLDEAERSKIKLGTDSVDALCVFSAIVRDGVVYSHQQIESIGVTEDEIMEYFEASTSPLSPVAEMDMGSSIQYVSDLRRAELLEEGKSIIGRSKEIRLILETLERSERQGILLVGAPGVGKTGIIRALAHEMEINQDEIINQTSLVGLNTSKILAQSGNETEITQKLTGLLQKMNQAKSRGVLVIDDLQLLLESGNPTAATYILNNLDAQICDGAVTLLMVLSMDAFRKHIEKHSIANRLNIINVEELEPNILRSALLKHRTILQAYYSLPMTEEAFISAYNLSNRYYKEKSQPASTLDLIDSTAASVRLSNKNAVGIVEQLVEQYEKYKSMPVENVSDFDLHLLYHTTFNKVSVVLTSKIEDDFVLTDDDSTQEKLDKLGKMLNELSTLSQKGIEKVSSLEIESVVADDTGIPIGKIQAQEKDRLLGIETKLHERVKGQDKAIRTLSDAIIESRSGLSDPKKPIGSFFFLGPTGTGKTELTKSLADLLFDDDTAMIRFDMSEFKEEHSAALLYGAPPGYVGYEEGGLLVTKIRQKPYSVVLFDEIEKAHSSVYDIFLQIMDEGKVHDKLGREGDFSNSIIIFTSNIGSQWIAEQIQKGHQPTSNELIEVMSKYFRPEFLGRLTEVVPFSPITEAVAQQIFLLQFSRLQKQLLEQKDIQLDLAPETIAYLTSKGFSPQYGARPIAGVVRTYLKKTISKLIVSEAIKPGDHIIATYKDGNLQWNHA, encoded by the coding sequence ATGAATACACAAAATTACAGCAATAGCCTCATAGCTGCTATTAAGTTAGCCAAGGCAATGGCACATCAGGATAAGCACCTATCATTCGGTGTAGCTCATCTTGTTATCGCGATGTTGACTGAACAGACTGGTTTGCGTGAGATTCTAAACTCGATGCAAAAGGAAGTGAACTACATCAGCGATTGGTTTGAGACTTACCGTGAGATGTATGTCGGTGTTGAGCATGATGCAGGTGAGATAATCGCCGACCACGAGGTTGAGACGGTCCTTGATGAGGCAGAACGCTCAAAGATAAAACTTGGTACAGACTCTGTTGACGCCTTGTGTGTGTTTTCAGCAATTGTCAGAGATGGTGTGGTTTACTCCCACCAGCAGATAGAATCAATTGGTGTGACAGAAGATGAGATAATGGAATATTTTGAGGCTTCAACCTCTCCTTTATCTCCAGTTGCAGAGATGGATATGGGTAGTTCTATCCAATACGTATCCGATCTTCGCCGAGCAGAGCTCTTAGAAGAAGGTAAGTCTATTATCGGTCGTAGCAAGGAAATACGTTTGATATTGGAAACGTTGGAACGTTCTGAACGACAAGGCATTCTTCTTGTAGGCGCTCCAGGTGTTGGTAAGACGGGTATTATCAGAGCACTTGCCCATGAAATGGAAATCAACCAAGATGAGATAATCAACCAGACATCATTGGTCGGGCTGAACACATCAAAGATTCTTGCACAATCAGGCAATGAAACTGAGATTACCCAAAAACTTACGGGACTTTTGCAGAAGATGAATCAAGCAAAGAGTCGTGGTGTGCTTGTCATTGACGACCTACAGTTGTTGCTCGAAAGTGGTAACCCAACGGCAGCCACCTATATACTCAACAACCTTGATGCTCAAATTTGCGATGGTGCAGTCACACTGCTGATGGTTCTGTCTATGGATGCCTTCCGTAAGCACATTGAGAAACATTCTATTGCAAATAGACTGAATATTATAAATGTAGAGGAACTCGAACCAAATATCCTCCGCAGTGCATTACTGAAACATAGAACAATTCTACAGGCTTACTATAGTCTGCCAATGACAGAGGAGGCATTCATAAGTGCATATAATCTTTCTAACAGATACTACAAGGAAAAGAGCCAACCAGCCTCAACATTAGACCTCATTGATAGTACCGCTGCCTCGGTAAGACTGAGCAACAAGAATGCTGTTGGTATTGTAGAGCAACTTGTGGAGCAGTATGAGAAGTACAAATCAATGCCAGTAGAGAATGTGAGCGATTTCGATTTACATCTGCTCTATCATACTACCTTCAACAAGGTGAGTGTTGTTTTAACTTCAAAGATTGAAGACGACTTCGTGTTGACGGATGATGATTCAACGCAGGAAAAACTGGATAAGCTTGGCAAGATGTTGAACGAACTCTCAACTCTTTCACAGAAAGGTATTGAGAAGGTTAGCTCATTAGAAATAGAATCAGTTGTGGCAGATGACACTGGTATTCCTATCGGAAAGATTCAGGCACAAGAGAAAGACCGTCTCTTGGGCATCGAGACAAAATTGCACGAAAGAGTTAAGGGACAGGATAAGGCTATCCGTACTCTATCTGATGCTATCATCGAGTCGCGAAGTGGTCTGAGCGACCCAAAGAAGCCTATCGGTTCATTCTTCTTCCTCGGTCCTACTGGTACGGGTAAGACAGAGTTGACGAAATCGTTAGCCGATCTTCTCTTTGATGATGATACAGCAATGATTCGTTTTGATATGTCGGAGTTCAAGGAAGAGCATTCTGCAGCCTTACTGTATGGTGCTCCTCCAGGATATGTAGGCTATGAAGAGGGTGGTTTGCTTGTGACAAAAATCCGCCAGAAGCCTTATTCTGTTGTACTCTTTGATGAGATTGAGAAGGCGCATAGTAGTGTCTACGATATCTTCCTGCAGATTATGGATGAAGGTAAGGTACATGATAAATTAGGACGTGAAGGTGACTTCTCCAATTCTATCATCATCTTTACTTCTAACATTGGTAGCCAATGGATTGCTGAACAGATTCAGAAGGGACATCAGCCAACCTCTAACGAACTGATAGAGGTTATGTCGAAGTACTTCCGTCCTGAGTTCCTTGGTCGTTTGACAGAGGTAGTTCCATTCTCACCTATTACTGAGGCGGTTGCTCAGCAGATTTTCCTTCTCCAATTCTCACGCCTACAGAAGCAGTTGTTGGAGCAGAAGGATATTCAGTTGGATTTAGCACCAGAGACAATAGCCTACCTTACCTCCAAAGGATTCTCGCCACAGTATGGTGCGCGTCCTATTGCAGGTGTCGTAAGAACTTATCTGAAAAAGACTATTTCCAAGCTGATTGTCTCAGAGGCTATCAAACCTGGCGACCACATAATAGCAACCTATAAAGATGGAAATCTGCAATGGAATCACGCATAA